One window from the genome of Vicinamibacterales bacterium encodes:
- a CDS encoding carboxypeptidase regulatory-like domain-containing protein — translation MRALAGSAAIAFFAVSGVLPRPAASFGLPASVLSRLAPRASPLAGAIVGRVDVRVAPSADVRPDPAALGMGNTRDALDRRRSVVYLESAPRAAFESGDRRHARMDQRNERFVPHILAVTTGTSVDFPNDDKTYHNVFSLSKAREFNLGRYAVGHSESVLFDQPGIVRVFCEIHSHMSAFILVFAHRYFAVTGDDGRYQIDGVPAGTYTLMVWNEAMRGDAPRRAITVGDAARVDADFTIR, via the coding sequence ATGCGCGCGCTTGCGGGTTCGGCCGCCATCGCCTTCTTCGCAGTCTCCGGTGTCCTGCCGCGGCCGGCGGCCAGCTTCGGGCTGCCGGCGTCCGTCTTGTCGCGCCTCGCGCCGCGCGCCTCGCCGCTCGCGGGAGCGATCGTCGGCCGCGTCGACGTCCGGGTGGCGCCGTCCGCCGACGTCCGCCCCGATCCGGCCGCCCTCGGCATGGGGAACACCCGCGACGCGCTCGATCGCCGTCGCAGCGTCGTCTATCTCGAGAGCGCGCCGCGCGCCGCGTTCGAGTCGGGCGATCGCCGGCACGCGCGCATGGACCAGCGCAACGAACGCTTCGTCCCGCACATCCTCGCCGTCACCACCGGCACCTCCGTCGACTTCCCCAACGACGACAAGACCTATCACAATGTCTTCTCGCTATCGAAGGCCAGGGAGTTCAACCTCGGACGCTACGCCGTCGGCCATTCCGAGTCGGTCCTCTTCGATCAACCGGGCATCGTCCGCGTCTTCTGCGAGATCCATTCGCACATGAGCGCGTTCATCCTGGTGTTCGCGCATCGCTACTTCGCGGTGACCGGCGACGACGGCCGCTATCAGATCGACGGCGTGCCGGCCGGCACCTATACGCTGATGGTGTGGAACGAGGCGATGCGCGGCGACGCGCCGAGGCGCGCGATCACGGTGGGCGACGCGGCCCGGGTCGACGCCGACTTCACAATCCGATGA
- a CDS encoding ferredoxin family protein, producing the protein MAYIICEPCIGTKDTACVDVCPVDCIHPRKDEPTFATAEQLYIHPDECIDCGACVPACPVEAIFALDETPDKWKAFIPKNTEFFQS; encoded by the coding sequence GTGGCCTACATCATCTGCGAGCCGTGCATCGGCACGAAGGATACCGCGTGCGTCGACGTGTGCCCGGTGGATTGTATCCACCCGCGCAAGGACGAACCCACGTTCGCGACCGCCGAGCAGCTGTACATCCACCCCGACGAGTGCATCGATTGCGGCGCGTGCGTGCCGGCCTGCCCGGTCGAAGCGATCTTCGCGCTCGACGAGACACCCGACAAGTGGAAGGCGTTCATCCCCAAGAACACCGAGTTCTTCCAGTCGTAG
- a CDS encoding acyl-CoA thioesterase: MSEQLTPKRAGESATQMVQVVLPNDANPLGFILGGTVMHLIDIAGAIACHRHTRTLLVTAAVDGLQFLHPIKVGDLIILESRVTAAWSTSLEVEVEVFSEAITTGVRRMTSRAYLTFVSIDTEGRRVPIPPLLLETDTERQKARQAEQRRAERLRARHELSRPEPPTAAKTDG; encoded by the coding sequence ATGTCAGAACAATTGACGCCGAAGCGGGCCGGCGAGTCCGCGACGCAGATGGTGCAGGTGGTGCTGCCGAACGACGCCAACCCGCTTGGCTTCATTCTCGGCGGCACGGTGATGCATCTCATCGACATCGCCGGCGCCATCGCCTGCCACCGCCACACGCGCACCCTGCTGGTGACGGCCGCGGTCGACGGGCTTCAGTTCCTCCATCCGATCAAAGTGGGGGATCTGATCATCCTCGAGTCGCGGGTGACCGCGGCGTGGAGCACGTCGCTCGAAGTGGAGGTGGAGGTGTTCTCCGAGGCCATCACCACCGGGGTGCGGCGGATGACGAGCCGGGCCTACCTGACGTTCGTCTCGATCGACACGGAGGGACGCCGGGTGCCAATTCCGCCGCTCCTGCTCGAGACCGACACGGAACGCCAGAAGGCTCGGCAAGCGGAGCAACGCCGCGCCGAGCGGCTGCGGGCCCGCCACGAGCTGAGCCGCCCGGAGCCGCCGACCGCAGCGAAGACGGACGGGTGA
- a CDS encoding zf-HC2 domain-containing protein, whose protein sequence is MVKLLADYLERQLRPDLRSELEAHLARCPRCVAQLHTYESTVALLRSLCDDDLPPDLRLTVRSFLDAKCQNN, encoded by the coding sequence GTGGTCAAACTACTCGCTGACTACCTCGAACGGCAGCTGCGGCCCGACCTTCGCTCCGAGCTCGAAGCCCATCTCGCCCGCTGTCCGCGCTGCGTGGCGCAGCTCCACACCTACGAGTCGACGGTCGCGCTGCTGCGATCGCTCTGCGACGACGACCTGCCGCCCGATCTGCGGCTCACGGTGCGGTCGTTTCTCGACGCGAAATGTCAGAACAATTGA
- a CDS encoding sigma-70 family RNA polymerase sigma factor, translating to MAFRHPIQTGSDDRAFAEAALSHIDSLYGTALRLTRRAADAEDLVQDTYLKAFRSAHQFQTGTNLKAWLFTILHNTFRNSRRHDGRNPVDVDSEAVERAADEDGAAQSPEQILMRATLDADLQAALDSLPDAFRAAVWLRDVEDLSYAEMAKVLDVPIGTVMSRISRGRRALFGAMQARRVRTQELEMARKHG from the coding sequence ATGGCATTCCGCCACCCGATCCAGACCGGCAGCGACGACCGCGCGTTCGCGGAGGCCGCGCTCTCGCACATCGACAGCCTCTATGGGACGGCCTTGCGGCTGACCCGGCGGGCCGCCGATGCGGAAGATCTCGTGCAGGACACGTATCTGAAGGCGTTTCGGTCCGCGCACCAGTTCCAGACGGGCACGAACCTGAAGGCTTGGCTCTTTACGATCCTTCACAACACCTTTCGTAATTCGAGACGGCACGACGGGCGTAATCCCGTGGATGTAGACAGCGAAGCGGTGGAGCGGGCGGCAGATGAGGACGGGGCAGCGCAATCGCCGGAGCAGATCCTCATGCGGGCCACCCTCGACGCCGATCTCCAGGCGGCGCTCGATTCGCTGCCCGACGCGTTCCGCGCCGCCGTCTGGCTGCGGGACGTGGAGGACCTGAGCTACGCCGAGATGGCGAAGGTGCTCGACGTGCCGATCGGGACGGTGATGTCGCGGATTTCGCGCGGCCGCCGGGCGTTGTTCGGAGCGATGCAGGCGCGACGCGTTCGGACGCAGGAGCTCGAGATGGCTAGGAAACATGGCTGA
- a CDS encoding zf-HC2 domain-containing protein translates to MADDIGTCSDLEPRLAPYIDGEDTAPARRAVEDHLRTCPGCERLVRDEVAAREMLHRRREALSAHAPEGLRARCGGLSVSAPRPESADLRPASTIVRTSPSALRRWAPLSLAATLVLAVAGVIAFGLNDRVQALAASLAVDHVKCFKVNGTAGEADAQASERAWQQGEGWPIAVPQTAPSQALKLIGVRLCLSSDGRVAHLMYTWGGEPLSVYVLQADAGHDETAHRMGAQEIIWRANHRTYAVVSGDRARDLTPIVDYMKGRVR, encoded by the coding sequence ATGGCTGACGACATCGGAACCTGCAGCGACCTCGAGCCACGGCTGGCGCCTTACATCGACGGCGAGGACACGGCGCCGGCGCGACGCGCCGTCGAGGACCACCTGCGCACCTGTCCGGGGTGCGAGCGGCTGGTTCGCGACGAAGTCGCCGCGCGCGAGATGCTGCACCGCCGCCGCGAGGCACTCTCGGCGCACGCGCCAGAGGGACTGCGGGCGCGCTGCGGCGGGCTGTCGGTCTCGGCTCCCCGTCCTGAGTCCGCCGACCTCCGTCCCGCTTCCACCATCGTTCGCACCTCGCCCTCCGCCCTCCGCCGCTGGGCGCCGCTGTCGCTGGCAGCGACGCTGGTGCTGGCGGTCGCCGGGGTCATCGCCTTCGGCCTCAACGACCGCGTGCAGGCGCTGGCGGCGAGTCTCGCGGTGGATCACGTGAAGTGTTTCAAGGTGAATGGAACGGCGGGCGAGGCGGACGCCCAGGCGTCAGAGCGCGCGTGGCAGCAAGGCGAGGGCTGGCCGATTGCCGTGCCGCAAACGGCGCCGTCGCAGGCGTTGAAGCTGATCGGCGTCCGCCTCTGTCTCTCGAGCGACGGCCGCGTCGCTCACCTCATGTACACCTGGGGCGGCGAACCGCTGTCGGTGTACGTGCTGCAGGCCGACGCCGGACACGATGAGACCGCCCACCGCATGGGCGCGCAGGAGATCATCTGGCGCGCCAATCACCGCACCTACGCCGTCGTCTCGGGCGACCGCGCCCGCGATCTGACGCCGATTGTCGACTACATGAAGGGGCGCGTCCGATGA
- a CDS encoding TlpA disulfide reductase family protein — protein MKPRWIIAGAATLALALLVLPLLRAPRTGESLKTAAGGPTPGKAGSSCDATGRATFDFVLKDQNNLPVKLAEYKGKVVLVNFWATWCGPCKMEIPDMVKLYSQYKDKGLVVVGVSIDDSPEQLQAFMHEYRMNYPVVQMRPEVEDAWGPFYGYPTSFIVGRDGTICTKHIGPATHDQFEAEIKPLLSLPL, from the coding sequence ATGAAGCCACGATGGATTATCGCGGGCGCGGCGACGCTCGCCCTCGCCCTGCTCGTCCTGCCGCTGCTGCGCGCGCCGCGTACCGGGGAATCGCTGAAAACTGCCGCCGGCGGCCCGACGCCGGGCAAGGCCGGCTCGTCCTGCGACGCCACCGGCCGGGCGACCTTCGACTTCGTGCTGAAGGATCAGAACAACCTGCCGGTGAAGCTCGCCGAGTACAAGGGCAAGGTGGTCCTCGTGAACTTCTGGGCCACCTGGTGCGGCCCCTGCAAGATGGAGATTCCCGACATGGTGAAGCTCTACTCGCAGTACAAGGACAAGGGCCTCGTGGTCGTCGGCGTCTCGATTGACGACAGCCCTGAGCAACTGCAGGCGTTCATGCACGAGTACCGCATGAACTATCCGGTGGTGCAGATGCGGCCGGAAGTGGAGGACGCGTGGGGACCGTTCTACGGCTACCCGACGTCGTTCATCGTCGGGCGCGACGGCACGATCTGCACGAAACACATCGGTCCGGCGACGCACGACCAGTTCGAGGCGGAGATCAAGCCGCTCCTCTCTCTACCTCTGTAG
- a CDS encoding endonuclease/exonuclease/phosphatase family protein, whose protein sequence is MTEVRIATYNIHRGRGMDRRVVPARIVDVLRDIDADVVALQEVIGAGPAAAGQAEEIGAGLAMGWVMNCVRTLRQHQYGNVVLSRYPIVHHSHCDLSWRTCEPRHCQRADLDIGGHVLHVYNVHLGTAVLERRYQAKRLASFVHDRRVAGPKILLGDFNEWMKGLATKTLSSLFESVDISQYLKRRRTYPGIFPVVHLDHIYFDGAVEVTSVEMPRTRKALIASDHLPLVANLRIG, encoded by the coding sequence ATGACCGAGGTCAGGATCGCCACCTACAACATCCACCGCGGCCGCGGCATGGACCGGCGCGTCGTGCCGGCGCGCATCGTCGACGTCCTGCGCGACATCGACGCCGACGTCGTTGCGCTGCAGGAGGTCATTGGCGCGGGGCCGGCGGCGGCCGGACAGGCCGAGGAGATCGGCGCCGGGCTCGCGATGGGCTGGGTGATGAACTGCGTGCGGACGCTGCGCCAGCATCAGTATGGCAACGTCGTCCTCAGCCGGTATCCCATCGTCCATCACAGCCACTGCGATCTGTCCTGGCGGACCTGCGAGCCGCGTCACTGTCAGCGTGCCGATCTCGACATCGGCGGCCACGTCCTGCACGTCTACAACGTCCACCTCGGCACGGCCGTGCTCGAGCGGCGCTACCAGGCCAAGCGTCTCGCCTCCTTCGTGCACGACCGGCGCGTCGCCGGACCCAAGATCCTGCTCGGCGACTTCAACGAGTGGATGAAGGGGCTGGCCACCAAGACGCTATCGTCGCTCTTCGAGAGCGTCGACATCTCGCAGTATCTGAAGCGGCGGCGCACCTATCCGGGGATTTTCCCGGTCGTCCACCTCGATCACATCTATTTCGACGGCGCCGTCGAAGTGACGAGCGTCGAGATGCCGCGTACCCGCAAGGCGCTGATCGCGTCCGACCACCTGCCGCTCGTCGCGAACCTGCGGATCGGATGA
- a CDS encoding phospholipase D-like domain-containing protein, whose translation MTWLAVTGGVFLVWLALVVFFTPAINYHLSQRTSVHHKDFLYTIQSTCQAALHHGNRITIYTDGPAFYPAMLEAIRGAKRAINLECYIFRHGRVADQFIDALSERARNGVNVTIVVDAIGSFSLWGRPVARLRAAGCRIVSYQAMRWYSIHRINNRTHRELLVVDGTTAFAGGAGIADWWMHPQRGRRRPWRDTMARVEGPVVAALQGVAAENWLECCGEILTGPDYFPDLKPCGETTAFVIKSSPSDRATASRVTFQLLLEGADHTVRIGTPYFLPDRALRRGLVNMAQRGVAITVIVPGAKTDQQWVRLASRRMWGQLLSAGIRIFEFNGAMMHAKILLVDDLWAVLGTTNIDNRSFEHNDEDNIALRDAAVAARLLADYERDLLVSQPVTLEQWQRRPLWEKIVGPFVWILERQQ comes from the coding sequence ATGACCTGGCTCGCGGTGACCGGGGGCGTGTTCCTGGTCTGGCTCGCCCTAGTCGTCTTTTTCACCCCCGCCATCAACTATCACCTGTCGCAGCGCACGTCCGTCCATCACAAGGACTTCCTCTACACCATCCAGTCGACCTGCCAGGCGGCGCTGCATCACGGCAACCGGATCACCATCTATACCGACGGCCCGGCGTTCTACCCCGCGATGCTCGAGGCGATCCGCGGCGCCAAACGGGCGATCAACCTGGAGTGCTACATCTTCCGGCACGGGCGCGTCGCCGACCAGTTCATCGACGCGCTCAGCGAGCGCGCGCGCAACGGCGTCAACGTGACGATCGTCGTCGACGCGATCGGCAGTTTCTCGCTGTGGGGCCGACCGGTGGCGCGGCTGCGCGCCGCGGGCTGCCGCATCGTGTCCTACCAGGCGATGCGGTGGTATTCGATACACCGCATCAACAACCGCACTCACCGCGAGCTGCTGGTGGTCGACGGGACCACCGCGTTCGCGGGCGGCGCCGGCATCGCCGACTGGTGGATGCACCCGCAGCGGGGACGCCGCCGGCCGTGGCGCGACACGATGGCGCGGGTCGAGGGGCCGGTGGTCGCAGCCTTGCAGGGGGTTGCTGCGGAGAACTGGCTCGAATGCTGTGGCGAGATCCTCACCGGCCCCGACTACTTTCCCGACCTCAAGCCCTGCGGCGAGACGACGGCGTTCGTCATCAAGAGCTCGCCGTCCGATCGCGCGACCGCGTCGCGGGTGACCTTCCAGCTGCTGTTAGAAGGGGCCGACCACACCGTCCGGATCGGCACGCCGTACTTCCTGCCGGATCGCGCCCTGCGGCGCGGGCTCGTCAACATGGCGCAGCGCGGTGTCGCGATCACGGTGATCGTGCCGGGTGCGAAAACCGACCAGCAATGGGTGCGGCTGGCGAGCCGCCGCATGTGGGGGCAGCTGCTGTCTGCGGGGATCCGCATCTTCGAGTTCAACGGGGCGATGATGCACGCGAAGATCCTGCTGGTCGACGATCTCTGGGCGGTGCTCGGCACGACCAACATCGACAACCGGTCGTTCGAGCACAACGACGAAGACAACATCGCGTTGCGCGACGCGGCGGTGGCGGCGCGCCTGCTCGCCGATTACGAGCGCGATCTTCTCGTCAGCCAGCCGGTGACGCTCGAGCAGTGGCAGCGCCGGCCGCTGTGGGAGAAGATCGTGGGCCCGTTCGTGTGGATCCTGGAACGGCAACAATGA
- a CDS encoding carboxypeptidase-like regulatory domain-containing protein: protein MTLVLAAVAVAHLAAASPSPAPPQQAMVGRTARISGTVTSAADDAPLARARVVAVSPALPEPRVAITGSDGKYTLADLPPGGYTVTATRTGYAPLTYGQARAAIGTPVNVSTGQQVTAIDLPLVAGGVIAGRIFDEDGAAFAGAIVDALVTRYQDGREMLFSVASAQTDDRGEFRLFGLTPGAYYVSAGDPAFANLSTPTGVQHYSSTYYPGTSEADRARTVIVAAATPQRIEFKLQLVPPARVAGRLTSYDARPFANGAMVLTSIEGEGVPFVAPDAPELWPDGRFAFSGVAPGHYLIRARAQTDARSPALFALYSIEVAGDDIDGIRLTLRPGGTLDGAVTVESSSGAKPDLAALRVRAPLVDGSAFGDSLTGAVQTNGSFALRGVMKGDHQIVVDGLAEPWVLKSVFSRGTDITDLRLAVNDRDQIRDVRIVITDRASEVGGLVETARKRPVANTGVLICSSEPGYRLRTSRRLRLTFTDQNGRWHVAGLPPGEYFAVASPAVDESDLGRPQRLSALQAVGTAFRVDSDSARATLTLQLASIVAAPSAR, encoded by the coding sequence ATGACGCTCGTGCTCGCCGCGGTCGCGGTCGCGCACCTCGCCGCCGCCTCCCCCTCTCCCGCGCCGCCGCAACAGGCGATGGTGGGCCGCACGGCGCGGATCAGCGGAACCGTGACGAGTGCGGCGGACGACGCGCCGCTGGCGCGGGCGCGAGTGGTGGCCGTGTCGCCCGCCCTGCCGGAACCTCGCGTCGCCATCACGGGAAGCGATGGGAAGTACACGCTCGCCGATCTTCCACCGGGAGGGTACACCGTCACCGCGACGCGCACGGGATATGCGCCGCTGACCTACGGCCAGGCGCGCGCCGCGATCGGTACGCCGGTCAATGTCAGCACCGGGCAGCAGGTCACCGCCATCGACCTGCCCCTCGTCGCCGGCGGCGTGATCGCCGGGCGCATATTCGACGAGGATGGCGCCGCGTTTGCGGGGGCGATCGTCGATGCCCTCGTCACCCGCTATCAGGACGGTCGCGAGATGCTCTTCTCGGTGGCAAGCGCGCAGACTGACGACCGCGGCGAGTTCCGCCTGTTCGGTCTCACGCCCGGCGCGTACTATGTGAGCGCCGGCGACCCGGCGTTCGCCAACCTCAGTACGCCGACCGGCGTGCAGCACTACTCCTCGACCTACTACCCGGGTACGAGCGAAGCGGATCGGGCGCGCACGGTGATCGTCGCCGCCGCCACTCCGCAGCGAATCGAATTCAAGCTGCAGCTCGTTCCGCCGGCGCGGGTCGCCGGGCGGCTGACCTCATATGATGCGCGCCCGTTCGCGAACGGCGCGATGGTCCTGACCTCGATCGAGGGGGAAGGCGTTCCGTTCGTGGCTCCCGACGCGCCGGAGCTCTGGCCCGATGGGCGTTTCGCGTTCAGCGGCGTCGCGCCGGGCCACTATCTGATCCGCGCGCGCGCGCAGACGGACGCGCGCTCGCCGGCCCTCTTCGCGCTCTACTCCATCGAGGTCGCCGGCGATGACATCGACGGCATCCGACTGACGCTGCGGCCGGGCGGGACGCTCGACGGAGCGGTCACGGTCGAATCCTCGAGCGGCGCGAAGCCCGATCTCGCGGCGCTCAGGGTCCGCGCGCCGCTGGTCGACGGCAGCGCGTTCGGCGACTCGCTGACGGGGGCAGTGCAGACGAACGGCTCGTTCGCGCTGCGCGGCGTCATGAAGGGCGACCACCAGATCGTCGTCGACGGCCTCGCGGAGCCGTGGGTGCTGAAGAGCGTGTTCTCGCGCGGCACCGACATCACCGACCTGCGGCTGGCGGTGAACGACCGCGATCAGATCCGCGACGTGCGCATCGTCATCACCGATCGCGCGTCCGAAGTGGGCGGCCTGGTGGAAACGGCGCGCAAGCGGCCGGTGGCCAATACCGGCGTGCTGATCTGCTCGAGCGAGCCCGGATACCGGCTGCGCACCAGCCGGCGCCTGCGGCTTACCTTCACCGATCAGAACGGCCGCTGGCATGTCGCCGGTCTGCCGCCAGGCGAATACTTCGCGGTCGCCTCGCCGGCTGTCGACGAGAGCGATCTCGGCCGGCCGCAGCGGCTGTCGGCGCTGCAGGCGGTCGGCACGGCGTTCCGGGTGGACTCCGACAGTGCCCGCGCCACGCTGACGCTGCAGTTGGCCTCGATCGTCGCGGCGCCCTCGGCCCGCTGA
- a CDS encoding SCO family protein, with protein MRLPALLLVPLLLVGCARDQARLYPLKGQILAIRPSPSFPGRIELTVRHDDIPGFMPAMTMGYFLKEDTKADVVAGDLFTATLVVNGGGLYVQDVHKTGHADLLSEAHPIRIMDVMAPGDTVPDDLLVDQTGVARRLSDWRGRVLAVAFVYTRCPVPDFCPLMDRHFGELQRAVLADAALRDRVHLVSVTFDPVHDTPSAITAHAAERGADPRIWSYLTGTPATIEHLTSRFGVSAIEEHDAPASITHNLRTAIVDPKGRLVTIYNGNEWTVEGLLHDIRAQVR; from the coding sequence ATGCGCCTGCCAGCTCTGCTGCTCGTTCCGCTGCTGCTCGTCGGCTGTGCCAGAGACCAGGCGCGACTCTATCCGCTGAAGGGACAGATCCTGGCCATCCGGCCGTCTCCGTCGTTCCCCGGACGGATCGAGCTGACAGTTCGTCACGACGACATCCCTGGGTTCATGCCGGCCATGACCATGGGGTACTTTCTCAAGGAAGACACCAAGGCCGACGTCGTCGCCGGAGATCTGTTCACGGCGACGCTGGTCGTGAACGGCGGCGGCCTCTATGTGCAGGACGTCCACAAGACGGGACATGCGGACCTCCTGAGCGAGGCGCATCCTATCCGCATCATGGACGTGATGGCGCCGGGGGACACGGTGCCGGACGACCTGCTCGTCGACCAGACGGGAGTGGCGCGGCGCCTGTCGGACTGGCGCGGACGCGTTCTCGCCGTCGCGTTCGTGTACACGCGATGTCCGGTACCGGACTTCTGTCCGCTGATGGATCGCCACTTCGGCGAGCTGCAGCGTGCCGTGCTCGCCGACGCCGCTCTGCGCGATCGCGTCCACCTCGTGTCGGTGACCTTCGACCCGGTCCACGACACACCGTCGGCCATCACGGCGCACGCGGCGGAGCGCGGCGCGGATCCGCGCATCTGGAGCTATCTGACCGGAACACCGGCGACCATCGAACATCTCACGTCCCGCTTCGGCGTCTCGGCGATCGAGGAGCACGACGCACCGGCGTCGATCACGCACAACCTGCGAACCGCGATCGTCGATCCGAAAGGGCGGCTGGTGACGATCTACAACGGCAACGAGTGGACCGTCGAGGGTCTCCTGCATGACATCCGCGCGCAGGTTCGTTGA